In candidate division KSB1 bacterium, the following are encoded in one genomic region:
- a CDS encoding xanthine dehydrogenase family protein molybdopterin-binding subunit yields the protein MTPNPKDLRVDAAEKIRGETRYIADEKIPGLWFGGTVRSAHARAKILGIHFDPAFDWSSVVVVTARDVPYNHVAMIENDMPFLADGIVNYIGEPIVVIAAPNKQLLQQAIQHVRIEYEPLPAVFDLLASETSGVRIYGDRNVFKEILIEKGDLSVAKVAAFKTVQIETRTGFQEHLYLEPQGLIAIPEQNRVVVRGSMQCPYYIKGALDKMFDGKIGVTIVQSPTGGAFGGKEDYPSLIAGHVALLAVKSGHPVAMLFDREEDVKYTTKRHPSYMRSQAYVDRDGRLLGLDLMLYLDGGAYCTLSPVVLSRAALTATGCYYVPNVRIHAKAVATNTVPSGAFRGFGGPQAVFGIEMLIEKIALTLDLPPHHVRQVNLITEGQTTATDQVLRYSVSAKQTFEDVLTQSDYEQKRKKYQAWNQPILTRLQQGQFPKQHPTDVLHGIGISAFLHGAGFTGTGENKIQGKIRVGLNEHGQPIIYSAQTEMGQGEQTAFKKILADALAIERDRVLLAEVNTDFVPNSGPTVASRSTMVIGSLLIDSAKELIAQLSSRLSRESGTDFEYRQGYFCSGEKIFPFEAVAKRYLDIVIEKQYCHPPMIKFDDIHWKGDAYPVYSWAAAVAEIEVDPVTFEIKVTRYYTTHEIGKAINYDQAVAQIQGGSLQGIGWALYEKVELRGGQFDVSGFSDYIVPTIMDVPEFHVRILDNPYPFGPFGAKGLGELPFVGAAPAVVSALWMIFGREFNRLPVLPEWV from the coding sequence ATGACTCCTAATCCCAAAGATCTCCGTGTTGATGCTGCCGAAAAAATTCGAGGCGAGACCCGCTATATCGCTGACGAGAAGATCCCTGGCTTATGGTTTGGGGGCACAGTACGCAGCGCCCATGCACGGGCAAAAATTTTGGGCATTCATTTCGATCCTGCGTTCGATTGGTCTTCGGTCGTTGTGGTGACGGCACGGGATGTTCCCTACAATCATGTCGCCATGATTGAGAACGATATGCCGTTTCTGGCTGATGGGATTGTGAATTACATCGGCGAGCCGATTGTTGTCATCGCTGCTCCGAACAAACAATTGCTCCAGCAGGCGATCCAGCATGTCCGCATCGAATATGAGCCACTGCCTGCCGTGTTCGATCTGCTGGCCTCGGAGACCAGCGGTGTTCGGATCTACGGTGACAGAAATGTTTTCAAAGAAATCTTAATCGAAAAGGGTGATCTGTCAGTGGCGAAAGTAGCAGCTTTCAAAACGGTTCAGATTGAAACTCGCACGGGTTTCCAGGAACATCTTTATCTGGAGCCGCAGGGGCTGATCGCTATTCCAGAGCAAAATCGGGTAGTGGTTCGAGGTTCGATGCAATGCCCCTATTACATCAAAGGGGCGCTGGACAAGATGTTCGATGGAAAAATCGGAGTGACCATCGTTCAATCGCCAACTGGCGGGGCGTTCGGCGGCAAGGAGGATTACCCATCGCTGATTGCGGGACATGTGGCGCTATTGGCGGTCAAGAGCGGGCATCCTGTAGCGATGCTTTTCGATCGGGAGGAAGATGTAAAATATACAACGAAGCGCCATCCCTCGTACATGAGAAGCCAGGCGTATGTGGATCGAGACGGACGTTTGCTGGGCCTGGATTTAATGCTCTACCTCGATGGCGGCGCTTATTGCACGCTATCGCCTGTTGTCCTATCTCGGGCAGCGCTGACGGCGACAGGCTGCTATTACGTGCCGAATGTCCGCATCCATGCCAAAGCCGTAGCCACCAACACCGTCCCCAGCGGCGCATTTCGGGGCTTTGGTGGCCCACAGGCCGTGTTTGGCATCGAAATGCTCATCGAAAAGATCGCTCTGACCCTAGATTTGCCTCCCCACCATGTTCGGCAGGTGAATTTAATTACCGAGGGGCAGACAACCGCCACAGACCAGGTGCTGAGATACAGCGTCTCAGCCAAACAAACGTTTGAAGATGTACTTACGCAGAGCGATTATGAACAAAAAAGAAAAAAGTACCAGGCCTGGAACCAACCTATTCTGACCCGATTACAGCAAGGCCAATTCCCGAAGCAGCATCCGACCGATGTGTTGCACGGAATTGGGATCAGCGCTTTTTTGCATGGCGCAGGATTCACAGGCACGGGAGAGAACAAAATTCAGGGCAAAATTCGGGTTGGGCTGAACGAACATGGTCAGCCCATTATTTATTCCGCTCAAACTGAAATGGGGCAGGGCGAGCAAACGGCATTTAAGAAAATCCTGGCAGATGCTCTGGCGATCGAGCGGGATCGAGTGCTTTTGGCTGAGGTGAACACCGATTTCGTGCCCAATTCGGGTCCGACCGTGGCCTCTCGGTCTACCATGGTGATTGGTAGCCTGTTAATCGATTCGGCAAAGGAATTGATCGCACAATTATCCAGCCGATTGAGCAGGGAATCTGGAACCGATTTTGAATATCGCCAGGGCTATTTTTGTTCGGGTGAAAAAATCTTCCCATTTGAAGCCGTAGCCAAGCGTTATCTTGATATTGTGATCGAAAAACAATACTGCCACCCGCCGATGATCAAGTTTGATGATATCCATTGGAAAGGCGATGCCTATCCCGTCTATTCCTGGGCGGCCGCAGTCGCTGAAATCGAAGTCGATCCTGTGACGTTTGAAATTAAGGTGACTCGGTACTACACCACGCACGAGATCGGCAAAGCGATAAATTACGATCAGGCAGTGGCGCAAATTCAGGGCGGCTCGCTGCAGGGCATTGGCTGGGCGCTGTATGAGAAGGTTGAGCTGCGAGGGGGGCAGTTCGATGTGTCGGGATTTTCCGATTACATCGTCCCTACGATCATGGATGTGCCTGAGTTTCATGTGAGAATTTTGGATAACCCGTATCCATTCGGGCCGTTTGGTGCCAAGGGATTGGGCGAGCTGCCGTTCGTGGGCGCAGCGCCTGCCGTGGTATCTGCGCTATGGATGATTTTTGGGAGGGAGTTCAATCGGCTGCCTGTGTTGCCTGAATGGGTTTAG
- a CDS encoding ornithine carbamoyltransferase produces the protein MQTKLKGKHFITTQDWSVQELKTLFEMAKQLKLEYAAGRFNRLLEGKTLGMIFFDASTRTRTSFEAAMTQLGGHAIYFAPQTMQISHGEGAKDTAKVLSGYLQGIAVRYCKYGEGNRYLEELRQHSSVPIVNMQCDVYHPAQILADYFTITEHFGENTRGLKLGVSWTYAPNYMRPVSVPQSLILMMPRFGIDVTLAHPPEFKLMPHIVEQARKNAEEAGVKFEITHHMDEAFHDADVVIPKSWGPLVHTQDEKEGLALIDKYPDWVCDERRMELTKRHSLYMHPLPADRGKEVTPGVIDGPHSVVYQQAENRLHVEKALLALIL, from the coding sequence ATGCAAACCAAACTCAAAGGCAAACATTTTATTACCACGCAGGACTGGTCGGTTCAGGAATTGAAGACATTATTTGAGATGGCGAAGCAGTTGAAGTTAGAATATGCCGCAGGGCGGTTCAATCGGCTGCTGGAAGGAAAAACATTAGGTATGATTTTTTTTGATGCCTCGACTCGAACCCGCACTTCGTTCGAAGCGGCGATGACGCAATTGGGCGGACATGCGATCTATTTTGCGCCACAGACCATGCAGATTTCCCACGGCGAGGGGGCAAAGGATACGGCTAAAGTTCTCTCTGGCTATTTGCAGGGCATTGCGGTGCGCTATTGCAAATATGGCGAGGGGAATCGCTATCTGGAAGAGCTGCGCCAGCATAGTTCGGTGCCGATCGTGAACATGCAATGCGATGTGTATCATCCCGCCCAGATTTTGGCAGATTATTTTACTATTACTGAACATTTTGGAGAAAATACCCGAGGCTTGAAGCTGGGCGTCAGTTGGACGTATGCGCCCAATTACATGCGGCCTGTTTCAGTCCCGCAAAGTTTGATTTTGATGATGCCCCGCTTCGGCATCGATGTGACCCTGGCGCATCCGCCCGAATTCAAGCTGATGCCGCACATCGTCGAGCAGGCCAGGAAAAATGCCGAGGAAGCTGGGGTGAAATTTGAGATCACCCATCACATGGACGAAGCGTTTCACGATGCCGATGTGGTGATCCCCAAATCCTGGGGGCCGCTGGTTCATACGCAGGATGAAAAAGAGGGCCTCGCCCTAATCGACAAATATCCCGATTGGGTCTGCGATGAGCGACGCATGGAATTGACCAAACGGCATTCGCTGTACATGCACCCGCTGCCTGCCGATCGGGGCAAAGAAGTGACGCCTGGGGTGATCGATGGGCCGCATTCTGTGGTGTATCAGCAGGCGGAAAATCGGTTGCATGTGGAGAAAGCGTTGTTAGCGTTGATCTTGTAA
- the thrC gene encoding threonine synthase, translating into MNHYFYKCFDCQTEFSIDAIEPEFRYLCPDCGRAERNQPLRGVLLIHYDYPRLKKRLDKHHFLSQPAGQLWRYPELWPLSYRWQSGGIFLDNILPLILDRLSLSHQPVLEYEFETRKIILFDDTRNPTLSFKDRASSLVALKAWQLGIKDISVASTGNAASSLAGICARLGLRAQIFVPASIPQEKLIQMQSFGASVHLVDGNYDQAFDLCVEISKQKNWYNRNTAFNPLTIEGKKSAAYDLFIAMKGELPDDIFVPVGDGVVISGIYKGLWELLQLGLIERLPKLMAVQAIGSDALVRYLKTNHFKYQAPKTIADSISAGAPRNLYMAAQAVKASGGEAMVVSDGEILAAQRLLAQEMGLLVEPAAAASFAGYLKFKEKISANEKALMMLTGNGLKDVQVLRKWNPKLNARTPEEWRANFSNG; encoded by the coding sequence ATGAATCATTATTTCTATAAATGCTTCGATTGCCAAACGGAATTTTCCATTGACGCCATTGAGCCAGAATTTCGTTATCTCTGTCCAGATTGTGGGAGGGCGGAGCGGAATCAGCCACTGCGGGGCGTGCTGCTGATCCATTACGATTATCCCAGATTGAAAAAAAGGCTCGATAAACATCATTTTTTGAGCCAGCCAGCAGGGCAGCTCTGGCGCTATCCTGAACTTTGGCCGTTGAGTTATCGCTGGCAGTCAGGTGGAATTTTTTTGGATAATATCCTGCCTCTAATACTCGATCGGCTGTCCTTGAGCCATCAGCCTGTGCTGGAATATGAATTTGAAACTCGAAAAATCATTTTGTTCGATGATACTCGAAACCCGACCCTGTCGTTCAAGGATCGAGCTTCCAGCCTGGTGGCCCTTAAGGCATGGCAATTGGGGATTAAAGACATCTCTGTCGCCTCCACGGGCAATGCAGCGTCTTCGTTGGCGGGTATTTGTGCCCGATTGGGATTGCGTGCGCAAATCTTCGTGCCTGCGAGTATTCCTCAAGAAAAGCTGATCCAGATGCAATCGTTTGGCGCTTCAGTCCATCTGGTGGATGGCAATTACGATCAGGCGTTCGATTTGTGTGTCGAAATTTCGAAACAGAAAAACTGGTACAATCGCAATACGGCATTCAATCCCTTGACCATTGAGGGCAAAAAATCGGCAGCTTATGATTTGTTCATTGCCATGAAAGGGGAGTTGCCTGATGATATTTTCGTGCCTGTCGGCGATGGCGTGGTGATCAGTGGCATTTACAAAGGACTGTGGGAACTGCTGCAATTGGGCTTGATCGAGCGCTTGCCGAAATTGATGGCGGTTCAGGCGATAGGCAGCGATGCGTTGGTGCGGTATTTGAAGACGAATCATTTTAAATATCAGGCTCCAAAAACGATCGCCGATAGCATCAGTGCTGGTGCCCCTCGGAATCTTTACATGGCTGCCCAAGCCGTAAAAGCGAGTGGGGGAGAGGCGATGGTCGTTTCAGATGGGGAAATATTGGCGGCTCAAAGATTATTGGCGCAAGAAATGGGACTTCTGGTCGAACCCGCTGCTGCGGCCAGTTTTGCAGGGTATCTGAAATTTAAAGAGAAGATTTCAGCTAATGAAAAAGCTTTGATGATGCTAACAGGAAATGGATTAAAAGATGTCCAGGTTTTGAGAAAATGGAATCCGAAACTTAATGCAAGAACTCCAGAAGAATGGAGAGCGAATTTCTCCAACGGATAA